From Syntrophorhabdaceae bacterium, a single genomic window includes:
- a CDS encoding NAD(P)-binding domain-containing protein, which translates to MKQIGFIGFGHMAEALVRSLLTRKPILAKDLVVSNRSRSKLRKIKADFPTLAVTTSNIQVARKADIIFICVNTHEVIQVMKEILSSLDNTKHLVIISGGLEIMSVEHLFNGKISKLIPTLTCEVFQGASLLCHNRLVLEKDKKYIANLLKTIGRIELIEEDQFAVYTVLSSCAPGLIAAIFEQFIRSAVKHDKIDYRTCFEIVLSSLLGTSLLLSKKGEGFNNLIGRVARKGGNTEIAVNIFENKLPRVYDELFGKIIKNETRRNDFTRKQFGIPSKSKMVGARGFEPSLMDIT; encoded by the coding sequence ATGAAACAAATTGGATTCATAGGCTTTGGTCACATGGCAGAGGCGCTCGTTCGCTCTCTCCTGACTCGTAAACCAATTCTTGCAAAGGACCTGGTTGTGTCAAACAGATCAAGAAGCAAATTGAGAAAGATAAAGGCTGATTTCCCAACACTGGCAGTTACGACCAGCAATATTCAGGTTGCTCGTAAGGCAGACATAATATTCATTTGCGTAAATACTCACGAAGTAATTCAGGTTATGAAGGAAATCCTATCAAGTCTGGATAATACGAAACATCTGGTAATAATTTCCGGAGGCCTGGAGATAATGTCCGTGGAGCATCTGTTCAACGGCAAAATATCAAAACTCATTCCAACATTAACGTGCGAGGTCTTTCAAGGCGCTTCACTGCTCTGCCACAATAGGCTCGTTTTGGAAAAGGACAAGAAATATATCGCCAATTTGCTGAAAACAATAGGGCGGATTGAACTGATCGAAGAAGATCAATTTGCTGTCTACACAGTGCTATCAAGTTGTGCCCCCGGCCTAATAGCGGCCATCTTTGAACAATTCATAAGATCCGCCGTGAAGCATGATAAAATTGATTACAGAACCTGCTTCGAAATTGTTCTCAGTTCTCTTTTGGGAACCTCGTTGTTGTTATCGAAAAAAGGTGAAGGTTTTAATAACCTGATTGGCAGGGTGGCCCGTAAGGGTGGAAATACTGAAATAGCGGTGAACATATTCGAAAATAAATTGCCTCGCGTATATGATGAACTATTCGGTAAGATAATAAAGAATGAAACAAGACGGAATGACTTTACCAGGAAACAATTCGGAATCCCCAGCAAATCGAAAATGGTAGGCGCACGGGGTTTTGAACCGAGTCTCATGGACATAACATAA
- a CDS encoding TetR/AcrR family transcriptional regulator, whose product MKKKILDAAFNLFCTNGFHRTTTNEIARQAGVSIGSLYSYFKDKEMILLEILDRYHEQFVLLRERSMSMLNIGSLDEKKWLRGLIQGIIAIHENSKEFNRELRALYYSNADVAKVINEQNNETIKEVKKYLRRWNKKLKSSEVDTVAIIALDFIAALVDRIVFGDNSIKKERILKAGVEGLYKILSLK is encoded by the coding sequence ATGAAGAAAAAAATACTTGACGCAGCTTTCAATCTTTTCTGTACAAACGGTTTTCATAGAACCACGACAAATGAGATAGCAAGGCAAGCAGGTGTTTCTATTGGAAGTCTTTATTCGTATTTTAAAGACAAGGAGATGATTTTATTAGAGATCCTGGATAGGTACCATGAGCAGTTCGTTCTTTTGCGAGAAAGATCAATGAGTATGCTTAACATTGGCAGCCTAGACGAGAAGAAATGGTTACGGGGCCTTATTCAAGGGATTATTGCGATCCACGAAAATTCGAAAGAATTCAATCGGGAATTAAGAGCGCTCTATTACTCGAATGCGGATGTTGCAAAAGTTATTAACGAGCAAAATAACGAAACAATAAAAGAAGTGAAGAAGTATCTTCGTCGCTGGAACAAGAAGCTGAAATCGAGCGAGGTAGATACCGTTGCAATTATCGCGCTTGATTTCATAGCAGCATTAGTTGATCGGATCGTATTTGGCGATAATTCGATTAAGAAAGAACGGATACTGAAAGCTGGAGTTGAGGGGTTATATAAGATATTATCCCTAAAATGA
- a CDS encoding class I SAM-dependent methyltransferase yields MMGKDDSIRLGKFEFFAMNNPLREWRMKHKEFPLMTRMLQNHSIGLTGKVIVDMGCGSGYSTSLLVKEFDPSRIVAFDIMPEQIKLAKRRQLNVAFQVGDATAIDMPDVSCDAVLEFAILHHIPRWRKALSEAVRILVPGGIMFIEEPHKLFEWDEFESGILSTGLSILERKQWYGGYFRFFLTRKL; encoded by the coding sequence ATGATGGGAAAAGACGACAGCATTCGCCTGGGAAAGTTCGAATTCTTTGCGATGAATAACCCCCTCAGGGAATGGAGAATGAAACATAAGGAATTTCCTCTCATGACAAGAATGCTCCAGAATCATAGTATCGGTTTGACCGGCAAAGTAATTGTTGATATGGGATGCGGTTCCGGGTACAGTACAAGTCTTCTTGTCAAAGAATTTGACCCGTCACGAATAGTTGCGTTCGACATTATGCCGGAACAAATCAAACTTGCAAAAAGACGTCAACTAAATGTTGCTTTTCAAGTCGGTGACGCAACAGCTATCGATATGCCGGATGTGAGTTGTGATGCGGTTCTTGAATTTGCCATTTTGCACCATATCCCACGCTGGCGAAAAGCTCTTTCTGAAGCAGTCCGTATTCTTGTCCCCGGAGGGATAATGTTTATTGAGGAACCTCATAAGCTGTTTGAATGGGATGAATTTGAATCCGGTATTCTTAGCACCGGTCTGAGTATATTAGAAAGAAAGCAGTGGTATGGGGGCTATTTTAGGTTCTTCTTAACACGAAAGCTTTAG